ATTTTCAGGGCATTGAATATTACAAACCAGATGGTATAAGCATTCCCCGCTATAAGTTCCTCTGCATGCAAACTCATTGAAATTCCCTTTGGCCCCTTATTAGACCGGCTGAAGACCCTTCCACAGGGCTACTTGGATCAGAAAAGGCAAAAACTGGTTGACTGTTTTGGGTACCACCTTTACGAGCCCATTCATCAGCCAAATTCCCCTATTCATAAGAACCCAAAGAAATTTTGGGAACACCCACATACGCTGCTTCTTCTTCAATCTCAGAACAAGCCAAAATAAACAGCGAAATTGAAGCTGTTAGGAAATAACTAAGCCTTTCATGGTTGTTTTGGGTTAATTTTTTAATGAAAATATGGATACAATTTTTTAATACCAGCAGGTTTTTAAGTATTATCAAAATTAATTCTTTTACCCCCTAATCAAATAAAACAAAGTTTAAATAACTGTATTTCAATGTTTTATAGAATAAAATATTATTATCATTATATCGGTTCAAAAGAAATTTAACTTGATCTCCTAATAAATTTCTCTATTCATTATTTCAACAGGTTTTTCCGGTTTGAAGATCATTGAAATCCAGAAAAATCATTTAAATATTGATTATATTTACAGACATAAAACGCTATACATCAATGAATTATAAAATATCCATATTAGTCCTTTATTTGATTAGTCTGCCTTTATGGGCACAAGGCCAGACCGAATCAATGGACTCCAAGGGAATGGAACTTCCGGATTTCACATTAGTGGATCTGGAAGGCAATACTATTTCCTCTGAAGATTTCAAAGGCGGCTATTTGGTCATCCATATTGCTACTACCTGGTGTCCGTTTTGCAATGCCGAAGCTCCCTATCTTGAAGAGCTAGCCCAGAATTACAGAAATAAAAATGTCAAAGTCCTCATTATCGATGTGAAAGAACCTGCTTCCCTGGTAAAAGAAAAACTGCAAGACCGTTTCAATTTTAGCTTCCGGTAATATTGGATGAAGATGGGACTGTGGCGGCAAGTTTTTGCCCCTGAGGACGTATTGCCCGACTTGGCCCGGGATGAAGTAATGCTTGCCTCCAATATATTAGTTGATCTGGAGGGAAATATCCAATATATGTCCTTGCTGGATTCTAAGAATTTTGACGCAAAACTTTTGGGGCTTAAAGCTAAACTTGATGAGCTATTGTCTGAAAATTAGTATTGGGATACTCCTACTGATTGGGATCACCCTTCCAGCAAATGGACAAGAAAAACACTGGGTAAAACTGATTAATGAGCAAATTACCTTAAAAGAAAATAATCAACAGCTAGAGTTGGTTTTTTGCCATTCAAAATGGAATGCACATTCAGGCAGATGAAGTGAATGACCCCATTTTATTCCAACCCGGATTACCATAGAATGGCCAGCATCTT
The genomic region above belongs to Echinicola jeungdonensis and contains:
- a CDS encoding TlpA family protein disulfide reductase, yielding MNYKISILVLYLISLPLWAQGQTESMDSKGMELPDFTLVDLEGNTISSEDFKGGYLVIHIATTWCPFCNAEAPYLEELAQNYRNKNVKVLIIDVKEPASLVKEKLQDRFNFSFR